The sequence below is a genomic window from Nostoc flagelliforme CCNUN1.
GAGATTTTTTTCTATGATGCTCAATTTGATAGACAAAATTGGCGATTGGAATCCGCAACTATTGCGGGAACTCAAAGGACGCCTGAAATTTTTTAATGTAGCGATCGCAGTTGCAACATCTTTACTACTGCAACTGGTAGTTTTTTTATATCAGTTACGCGATTTTCCTGGTGATGAATACTGGCTAGATGGCACATACTGTCGTTTGAATAAAGTATATCAACAGCAAGAAAAGCAGGCTTTCCAAAATGCTGAATTTAATGATTTAATTTCAAAGAATATTTGCCCCCAAAACCAAATTGATTGGCAATTGTGGTGGCGAGATCATTGGGAATATATATTCCTAACGTTTAGTGTAATTTTTGTATTTACACTATTAGTTGCAGGAACTTTTTTGCTAATCAACGATTTAGCCAAAGAAGAAACTCGCGGTACGCTGAATTTTATCCGTCTCAGCCCTCAATCAGAAACAACTATATTGACTGGCAAGTTGCTAGGAGTTCCGAGCTTAATTTATCTGATCATCTTACCAGCAATTCCTTTACATCTGTGGGCGGGGCGTTCTGCCAAAATTGCCTTTAGTTACATTTTAAGTTACTATACAATTCTTGCTGCTAGCTGTATTTTCTTCTACAGTGCAGCACTACTATTTGGCTTAGTTAGTCGTTGGTTTAGTGGTTTTCAGCCTTGGTTGGGTAGTGGTGCAGTTTTAGTTTTTCTGTGCACAACAATGGGGCTAGCATCATCTTACAACACTTTAACTAATTCAGTTGCTTGGTTTAGACTCTTTAATCCTTGGGATACAACTAATTATCTATTTCCTCACTTGTTCCATCTATCCAATGGTTCTCCCCTAAAATACTGGCAGTTTTTCTATTTACCATTAGGGACAAGCGTTGTTAGCGTTATTGGTTTCCACTTACTGAATTTTGGAGTGTGTAGTTACGGGATTTTGCAAGCTCTTAAACGTTGCTTGCGCAATCCTCAAGCCTTAATAATCAGCAAGAAGCAAAGTTATTTACTAGTAGCGTTTTGCCAGTTTATGATGTGGGGATTTACCCTACAAAGTGCTAACAATAATTTCAAATTGGATGAACAGGTTAGGCAGAATTTCGTTTTGCTGGCACTGTACAATTTGGTGCTAATTTTAAGTTTAATTGCAGTTCTTTCCCCTCACCGTCAAGATGTACAAGATTGGGCAAGATATCGACATCAAGCAGTTTCTAGGCACAAGAGTATTTGGCAGGATTTAATTTGGACTGAAAAAAGCCCTGCACTTGTAGCGATCGTTATTAATCTGACAATCGTTACTATCCCCTGGTTAGTTTGGATTTCATTTACATCTGTTTTTGATACAAACAATGGACAAACTTGGCTGAATAACGATCTTGGTAGGTTTAAAGTATTTTTAGCTATAGCTTTGTCTATCAGCTTAATGATGATTTACGCTACCATCGCTCAATTGATACTTTTGCTGAAAACTCCTAAGCGTTCTTTCTGGGCAATTGGGACTTTAAGTGCTGCAATATTCTTACCACCAATGATTCTAGAATTTATTGGTATCTCATCATGGAAACATCCCACTGTCTGGTTATTTTCAACTTTTCCTTGGGCAGCTATCCAATACTCTGGAGCGACAACAATTTTTATGGCACTCTTAGCTGATTTGAGTATTCTAGCGTTGTTAAACTTCCAGTTGACAAGGCAGGTAAAATTAGCAGGCGAATCTGCTACCAAAACATTATTGGCGGGACGTTAGCTAAGTAGTTATCAATGAGGTTATAACCTCGATTTCTTTGAGAAGTCGGGGTTTTTGCATTAAGGTTAAACTTTTAATTAGCACAAGTATCACGACAATCTGATAATCATGTTAAATATCCCTACTCAAGACTTACGCCATACAGCCATCCAGTTTTTAGAACAAAGTCCCCCACAGCGTTTACAAACTCTTAAGCAACTGGGCATAGCTCGTTACGATTTTTTAACAAAAATACGATTAAATGAAGCAAATATAATTTGTATGATGCGGTTTTTTAAATATCCAAGTCAGTTAAAATTTCCTAATCTTACAGGAGCAGATTTATCTGGTTTAATTTTAGATGGGGTAAACTTCATTCGGGGAAATTTATCAGAAGCTAATC
It includes:
- a CDS encoding ABC transporter permease subunit, which produces MMLNLIDKIGDWNPQLLRELKGRLKFFNVAIAVATSLLLQLVVFLYQLRDFPGDEYWLDGTYCRLNKVYQQQEKQAFQNAEFNDLISKNICPQNQIDWQLWWRDHWEYIFLTFSVIFVFTLLVAGTFLLINDLAKEETRGTLNFIRLSPQSETTILTGKLLGVPSLIYLIILPAIPLHLWAGRSAKIAFSYILSYYTILAASCIFFYSAALLFGLVSRWFSGFQPWLGSGAVLVFLCTTMGLASSYNTLTNSVAWFRLFNPWDTTNYLFPHLFHLSNGSPLKYWQFFYLPLGTSVVSVIGFHLLNFGVCSYGILQALKRCLRNPQALIISKKQSYLLVAFCQFMMWGFTLQSANNNFKLDEQVRQNFVLLALYNLVLILSLIAVLSPHRQDVQDWARYRHQAVSRHKSIWQDLIWTEKSPALVAIVINLTIVTIPWLVWISFTSVFDTNNGQTWLNNDLGRFKVFLAIALSISLMMIYATIAQLILLLKTPKRSFWAIGTLSAAIFLPPMILEFIGISSWKHPTVWLFSTFPWAAIQYSGATTIFMALLADLSILALLNFQLTRQVKLAGESATKTLLAGR
- a CDS encoding pentapeptide repeat-containing protein, with protein sequence MLNIPTQDLRHTAIQFLEQSPPQRLQTLKQLGIARYDFLTKIRLNEANIICMMRFFKYPSQLKFPNLTGADLSGLILDGVNFIRGNLSEANLQGSSLVNADLLFANFTKADLRNADLRGTTLNETIWLEALVDKCLLGVGTGLKDLQRQDLELRGAKFDS